In a single window of the Desulfocurvibacter africanus subsp. africanus DSM 2603 genome:
- a CDS encoding class I SAM-dependent methyltransferase has translation MPTARNRLAQEIFAPIAVDYERWSRALSFWQDPRWRQELVNGLGLPPGSRVLDVAAGTGQISRLLEKQGLRVVSLDQSLAMLTRARARGAAAVAARAEALPFPDASFDGLTAGYLLRYLEDPLAGLRELARVVRPGGRVALLDFGRPRGVWGGLWRLYTSLGLPAAGALISPGWHRVGAFLGRSIDDFHRAWPKPAMERLLSQAGLSHVRSANPSLGGGLILWGTRL, from the coding sequence ATGCCCACGGCGCGCAACAGGCTGGCCCAGGAAATCTTCGCACCCATTGCCGTCGACTACGAACGCTGGTCGCGCGCGCTCAGCTTCTGGCAGGACCCGCGCTGGCGACAAGAGCTGGTGAACGGCCTGGGTCTGCCGCCCGGCTCTCGGGTACTGGACGTGGCCGCCGGCACCGGCCAGATCAGCCGCCTGCTGGAAAAGCAGGGCCTGCGCGTGGTGTCATTGGACCAGAGTCTGGCCATGCTCACGCGAGCCAGGGCCAGGGGGGCTGCTGCCGTGGCCGCCAGGGCCGAGGCCCTGCCCTTCCCGGATGCTAGCTTCGACGGTCTTACGGCAGGATACCTGCTGCGCTATCTGGAAGATCCCTTGGCCGGTTTGCGCGAGCTGGCGCGCGTGGTGCGTCCCGGCGGCCGCGTGGCCCTGCTGGATTTCGGTCGGCCGCGCGGCGTGTGGGGCGGCCTCTGGCGGCTGTATACAAGCCTGGGATTGCCCGCGGCCGGCGCGCTCATCTCGCCAGGCTGGCATCGAGTGGGAGCGTTCCTGGGCCGCAGTATCGACGATTTCCACCGAGCTTGGCCCAAACCGGCGATGGAGCGGCTCCTGAGCCAAGCGGGCCTCAGCCATGTGCGTTCGGCCAACCCCTCCCTGGGCGGAGGGCTTATTCTGTGGGGGACACGCCTGTGA
- the sppA gene encoding signal peptide peptidase SppA has protein sequence MRSAYMLLFLLLASALSGCASVNLFPDYSEPLREFTLEGTAEPKVVLVTVRGTLETGPDEETFREKPGIVQETVSQLDKAAADPSVKALVLAVDSPGGTATASDILYGELLAWKEKTKAKLVVCMLEVAASGGYYISLPADVIVAHPTTITGSVGTIFIRPKVVGLMDKIGVDVDVTKSGVNKDMGSPFRQPSREEVEMFDGIVGDMNSRFLSLVAKHRKLSDENMRQVSTARVFTANQARKVGLVDEIGNIDFAVATARKQAGLPENARLVVYRRTEYADDNPYNSLLTRMASQPALVDLGAAGDLLRRRTGFYYLWEPGY, from the coding sequence ATGCGTTCTGCCTATATGCTCCTGTTCCTGCTCCTTGCCTCGGCGCTTTCAGGTTGCGCGTCGGTCAACCTGTTCCCCGACTATTCCGAGCCCCTGCGCGAATTCACCCTTGAAGGCACGGCCGAGCCCAAGGTCGTGCTCGTCACCGTGCGTGGCACGCTGGAGACCGGTCCGGACGAGGAGACCTTCCGCGAGAAGCCTGGCATTGTTCAGGAAACCGTGTCCCAACTCGACAAGGCCGCGGCCGATCCATCCGTCAAGGCCCTGGTTCTGGCCGTGGACAGCCCCGGCGGAACGGCCACGGCCAGCGATATCCTGTATGGCGAGCTGCTGGCCTGGAAGGAAAAGACCAAGGCCAAGCTCGTGGTGTGCATGCTCGAAGTGGCGGCCAGCGGCGGCTACTACATATCGCTGCCGGCCGACGTCATCGTGGCCCATCCGACGACCATCACCGGCTCGGTGGGCACCATATTCATTCGGCCCAAGGTGGTGGGGCTCATGGATAAGATCGGCGTGGACGTGGATGTGACCAAGTCCGGGGTCAACAAGGACATGGGTTCGCCCTTCCGCCAACCTTCGCGCGAAGAGGTCGAGATGTTCGACGGCATCGTGGGCGACATGAACAGCCGTTTCCTGTCCCTGGTGGCCAAGCACCGCAAGCTTTCGGACGAGAACATGCGTCAGGTTTCCACGGCCCGCGTGTTCACGGCGAACCAGGCGCGCAAGGTCGGGCTGGTGGACGAGATCGGGAATATCGACTTCGCCGTGGCCACGGCCCGCAAGCAGGCCGGCTTGCCCGAGAACGCCCGGCTGGTGGTCTACCGCCGCACCGAGTACGCCGACGACAACCCGTACAACTCGCTGCTCACGCGCATGGCCTCCCAGCCCGCGCTGGTGGACCTGGGCGCGGCCGGCGACCTGCTGCGCAGGCGAACCGGCTTCTATTACCTGTGGGAACCCGGCTATTAG
- a CDS encoding FAD-dependent oxidoreductase: MSPLFGSRKDEKPAQDTPAARDEQEQWFLPLDTRDYLRGLFGQLKQPVILELFTRPGQNDKFSEFCEKLLRDLARISDKIEVRHYGPDDERFREAGIDFTPEILVSPDRYKLRFTGAPAGEEARSFIETIMLASTGDSGLSQPSKELLATLKEPREAKVFTSPTCPYCPGQVMNGVRAAIERPDLVSFRYVEIGENSELADRYNVGSVPHTVFNDTLVALGQEPEVRFVVELVTLKSAEEWLKEHGAALAAPEGVKDVDVVILGGGPAGLAAAIYVVRSGLSAVVLEKQNVGGQVALTPVVENYPGFPAIAGAKLVDILFQHSREYAEVKELTEVSEVKLGKRIEVYTLGGEVYTCRALVLAMGATWRQLGVSGEQKFFGRGVSYCASCDGYFYRGRKVAVVGGGNTAITDALHLKHLGAEVTVIHRRGELRAEKHLQDSLVRERVPMRWNSVVMAIEGETAVTGLRIKDLVKAEESSLPVDGVFIAIGQQANSDLARQIGVMTDEDGFILVDEGMRTNIPRVYAAGDITGGIRQIVTAIGKGTTAALTLFEDLSKRGEV; this comes from the coding sequence ATGAGCCCTCTCTTCGGAAGCAGGAAGGATGAAAAGCCGGCTCAGGACACTCCCGCAGCGCGGGATGAGCAGGAGCAGTGGTTTCTGCCGCTGGATACCCGCGACTACCTGCGCGGTCTGTTCGGCCAGCTCAAGCAGCCGGTAATCCTGGAGCTGTTCACCCGTCCGGGTCAAAACGACAAGTTCAGCGAGTTCTGCGAAAAGCTTCTGCGCGACCTGGCGCGTATCTCGGACAAGATCGAGGTGCGGCATTACGGCCCGGATGACGAGCGCTTCCGGGAGGCGGGCATCGATTTCACGCCCGAAATCCTGGTCAGTCCCGACCGCTACAAGTTGCGCTTCACCGGCGCGCCGGCTGGCGAGGAAGCTCGCTCGTTCATCGAGACGATCATGCTGGCCTCCACGGGCGACAGCGGCCTGAGCCAGCCCTCCAAGGAACTGCTGGCCACTCTGAAGGAGCCACGCGAAGCCAAGGTATTCACCAGCCCTACCTGTCCCTACTGCCCAGGGCAGGTCATGAACGGCGTACGCGCGGCCATCGAGCGGCCCGATCTGGTCTCCTTCCGCTACGTGGAGATCGGCGAAAATTCTGAACTGGCCGATCGCTATAACGTGGGCTCGGTGCCGCATACAGTTTTCAACGACACTCTCGTGGCCTTGGGCCAGGAGCCCGAGGTGCGCTTCGTGGTCGAGCTGGTCACGCTCAAGTCCGCCGAGGAGTGGCTCAAGGAGCATGGCGCAGCCTTGGCCGCGCCGGAAGGGGTCAAGGATGTGGACGTGGTCATCCTGGGCGGTGGACCGGCCGGCTTGGCCGCGGCGATCTATGTGGTGCGTAGCGGGCTGTCGGCCGTGGTGCTGGAAAAGCAGAACGTGGGCGGTCAGGTGGCCCTGACGCCGGTGGTGGAGAACTATCCCGGTTTTCCGGCCATAGCCGGGGCCAAGCTGGTGGACATCCTGTTCCAGCACTCCCGCGAGTACGCCGAGGTCAAGGAACTGACCGAGGTCAGCGAAGTCAAGCTGGGCAAGCGCATCGAGGTCTACACCCTGGGCGGCGAGGTCTACACCTGCCGGGCCCTGGTGCTGGCCATGGGCGCCACCTGGCGTCAGCTCGGCGTGTCCGGCGAGCAGAAGTTCTTCGGCAGGGGAGTGTCCTACTGCGCCTCGTGCGACGGCTACTTCTACCGAGGCCGCAAGGTGGCCGTGGTGGGCGGCGGCAACACGGCCATCACGGACGCCCTGCACCTCAAGCACCTGGGCGCGGAGGTCACCGTGATTCACCGCCGGGGCGAGTTGCGCGCCGAAAAGCACCTGCAGGATTCCCTGGTGCGCGAGAGGGTTCCCATGCGCTGGAACAGCGTGGTCATGGCCATCGAGGGCGAGACCGCTGTGACCGGCCTCAGGATCAAGGATCTCGTCAAGGCTGAGGAATCCTCGCTGCCGGTGGACGGGGTGTTCATCGCCATCGGCCAGCAGGCCAATTCCGATCTGGCTCGTCAGATCGGCGTCATGACCGACGAGGACGGCTTCATCCTCGTTGACGAAGGCATGCGCACGAATATCCCGCGCGTTTACGCGGCCGGCGACATCACCGGCGGCATCCGCCAGATAGTCACGGCCATCGGCAAGGGCACCACCGCGGCCCTGACCCTGTTCGAGGACTTGAGCAAGCGCGGTGAAGTTTAG
- a CDS encoding SpoIIE family protein phosphatase, whose product MTIVINDPQESKEFLNAILDNMESAVLLLDADMRIHHVNRRFQELFRHSGENVVGICCGNALSCGHAVEENVTCGKSSRCAECGLRAAAKQALTGEIPKRSRLVRRFYLRGTPERKHLDFCCRPMNYRGRNMVLAVLHDVTELEEHRLGLLEHKERLEIDLRSAALIQKSLLPQPGLRFPGLELSWRFRPSEAVGGDMFNIFRLDTRRVGLFLLDVCGHGVSAAMMAVSVSRLLSPDAGTVVDVDQSVSPPERIMERLEREFPFERFGSYFSAQYVILDAVDGSLTYASAGHPPPVLARADGRTELLDVHGPVIGLDAGLPFPAGQARLEPGDRLYLYTDGIPERRGSDGSLFGEERLTRLLSTDAGQTLEQAVDAVFAQTLAFGASAPADDICLLGVERKLLNIT is encoded by the coding sequence ATGACCATTGTCATCAATGATCCACAGGAATCCAAAGAATTCCTAAATGCAATCCTGGACAATATGGAGTCCGCGGTGCTGCTCCTGGACGCGGACATGCGCATCCATCATGTCAATCGGCGTTTTCAGGAACTGTTTCGCCATTCAGGGGAAAACGTCGTCGGCATCTGCTGCGGCAACGCCCTGTCCTGCGGCCATGCCGTGGAGGAGAACGTGACCTGCGGAAAATCCTCCCGCTGCGCCGAGTGCGGGTTGCGCGCTGCGGCGAAGCAGGCCTTGACCGGCGAAATCCCTAAGCGAAGCAGGCTGGTGAGGCGTTTCTATTTGCGCGGCACCCCCGAACGCAAGCACCTGGACTTCTGCTGCCGGCCCATGAACTACCGTGGCCGGAACATGGTCCTGGCCGTGCTGCACGATGTGACCGAGTTGGAGGAGCACCGCCTGGGGCTTTTGGAACACAAGGAACGACTGGAAATCGATCTGCGCTCCGCGGCGCTCATCCAGAAGAGCCTGCTGCCCCAGCCCGGCCTGCGCTTCCCCGGCCTGGAGCTGAGCTGGCGCTTCCGACCTTCGGAGGCCGTGGGCGGCGACATGTTCAACATCTTTCGCCTGGACACGCGACGCGTAGGCCTGTTCCTGCTGGACGTGTGCGGCCATGGCGTGTCCGCGGCCATGATGGCCGTGTCCGTATCGCGCCTGCTCTCGCCCGACGCAGGGACCGTCGTGGATGTGGACCAGTCCGTGTCGCCGCCCGAGCGCATCATGGAGCGTCTGGAGCGCGAGTTTCCCTTCGAGCGCTTCGGCAGCTACTTCTCGGCCCAATACGTCATTCTGGATGCGGTTGACGGCAGCCTGACCTATGCCAGCGCAGGGCACCCCCCGCCCGTGCTCGCGCGCGCGGATGGCCGCACCGAACTGCTGGACGTCCATGGTCCGGTCATCGGCCTGGATGCGGGTCTGCCCTTTCCCGCCGGTCAGGCCCGGCTCGAACCCGGCGACCGGCTCTACCTGTACACCGACGGCATTCCCGAACGTCGCGGCTCTGACGGCAGCCTGTTCGGCGAAGAACGCTTGACGCGCCTGCTGTCCACTGACGCCGGTCAGACCCTGGAGCAGGCCGTGGATGCGGTCTTCGCTCAGACCCTGGCCTTCGGCGCCAGCGCGCCAGCCGACGACATCTGCCTGCTGGGCGTGGAACGCAAACTCCTGAATATTACGTAG
- a CDS encoding sigma-54 interaction domain-containing protein encodes MIHNQLSLFRETTAPRVAGLYAAPVCLLPLLDEIPMAVALLTPERRVVAINLAAEALTGYTREEIRGAPCMYVFRGNYCVKGCPLLGMGAESRPTSLEGDVLTRERRKIPVRATFAPVVDTAGRLAGYLETLEDLRLIRELSARQNQAFGFSHIIGNSPRMERIFQILPGIAQTDSPVLITGETGTGKDVLAEAIHKASRRAKGPFVKVNCGALPEPLLESELFGHSKGAFTGAEENRPGRFRMAQGGTLFLTEIGDLPLPLQVKLLTFLDDHIIYPLGSSRGAQVDVRVIAATHRDLEHMVAEGRFRQDLFFRLNVVHLPLPPLRERGEDVRMLLDHFLRSIAAQFGKAVSGFSEEALKLLTGYAYPGNVRELRNIVEYAVNVCPGERIRSAHLPAYITEAPACSGVRSEPVPAAETQALQPISTPAGAAGGSPHVHPVLGESWPDVERRMILDALVRAGGRRSKAAEILGWGRSTLWRKMKSYGMDEHHG; translated from the coding sequence ATGATACATAATCAGCTTTCCCTATTTCGTGAAACCACGGCGCCCCGGGTCGCCGGCCTGTACGCCGCACCCGTGTGTCTGCTGCCCCTCCTGGACGAGATACCCATGGCCGTGGCCCTGCTCACGCCCGAGCGGCGCGTGGTGGCCATCAATCTCGCCGCCGAGGCCCTGACGGGCTACACCCGCGAGGAGATCAGAGGCGCGCCTTGCATGTATGTCTTCCGCGGAAACTATTGCGTGAAAGGCTGCCCATTGCTCGGCATGGGAGCCGAGAGCCGGCCCACGAGCCTGGAAGGCGATGTGCTCACTCGCGAGCGCCGGAAAATCCCGGTGCGGGCGACCTTCGCACCCGTGGTGGACACCGCTGGCAGGCTGGCGGGCTATCTGGAGACCCTGGAGGACTTGCGGCTAATACGCGAATTGAGCGCACGCCAGAACCAAGCCTTCGGTTTCAGCCACATCATCGGCAACAGCCCGCGCATGGAGCGCATCTTTCAGATCCTGCCGGGCATCGCCCAGACCGACTCCCCAGTGCTCATCACCGGCGAAACGGGCACGGGCAAGGACGTGCTGGCCGAGGCCATCCACAAGGCGTCACGGCGGGCCAAAGGGCCCTTCGTCAAGGTCAACTGCGGCGCGTTGCCCGAGCCGCTGCTCGAGTCTGAGTTGTTCGGTCACAGCAAGGGCGCCTTCACCGGCGCGGAGGAGAACCGGCCGGGCCGCTTCCGCATGGCCCAGGGCGGCACCCTGTTCCTGACTGAAATAGGTGATCTCCCCTTGCCCTTGCAGGTCAAGCTGCTGACCTTCCTGGATGATCACATCATATACCCCCTGGGCTCTTCGCGCGGCGCGCAGGTGGACGTGCGCGTAATCGCGGCCACGCATCGCGACCTGGAGCATATGGTGGCCGAAGGCCGTTTCCGTCAGGACCTGTTCTTCCGTCTCAATGTGGTTCATCTGCCCCTGCCGCCTTTGCGCGAGCGCGGCGAGGACGTGCGTATGCTCTTGGATCACTTTCTGCGCAGCATCGCTGCCCAGTTCGGCAAAGCCGTGAGCGGATTCAGCGAGGAAGCGCTCAAGCTGCTCACGGGCTATGCCTATCCCGGCAATGTGCGCGAGTTGCGCAACATCGTGGAATATGCTGTCAACGTCTGTCCGGGCGAACGCATCCGCAGCGCGCACCTGCCAGCCTACATCACCGAGGCTCCGGCTTGCTCCGGTGTGAGGTCGGAGCCGGTTCCGGCCGCCGAGACCCAGGCCCTGCAACCGATCTCGACCCCTGCCGGCGCGGCAGGCGGCAGCCCGCATGTGCACCCGGTCTTGGGCGAAAGCTGGCCGGACGTTGAGCGTCGGATGATCCTTGATGCCCTGGTGCGCGCCGGAGGCCGGCGCTCCAAGGCCGCCGAGATCCTGGGTTGGGGCCGCAGCACACTATGGCGTAAAATGAAATCCTACGGCATGGACGAACACCATGGCTGA
- a CDS encoding EF-hand domain-containing protein, with translation MISGIGGSTGYLSNMMSEMRRQQTKSASQMSEELFSKADANGDGAVDETELAKALSSQSKVGGGDGPSAEELFDFLDADGDGGITEQEHADGLQTLQDQLQGQQDNMAMMGMLDMMGMKAQSDRDQTSGGLFSELDANGDGVIDETELASALGDSSSVDNEEESGVEELIAALDADGDGAISEDELDAGLKTLMEELESQRSGMAMQGMAPPPPPEQGQTDGELFSETDANGDGVIDADELASALESRQAEGGNGPSADELFAALDADGDGSITLQEHSDGLQVMRAQREAGGFSANLMASALQQYQTMSQGILGMQAMTQVSFFA, from the coding sequence ATGATCAGCGGCATAGGCGGCAGTACAGGGTATCTCTCCAACATGATGTCTGAAATGCGCCGGCAACAGACGAAGAGCGCCAGCCAGATGTCCGAGGAGCTGTTCTCCAAGGCCGACGCCAACGGAGACGGCGCTGTAGATGAAACCGAGCTGGCTAAGGCCCTGAGCAGCCAGTCCAAGGTCGGGGGCGGTGACGGGCCGAGCGCCGAGGAGCTGTTCGACTTCCTCGATGCCGACGGCGACGGTGGCATCACTGAGCAGGAACATGCCGACGGCCTGCAGACCCTTCAGGACCAGCTGCAAGGCCAGCAGGACAACATGGCCATGATGGGCATGCTGGATATGATGGGCATGAAGGCTCAGTCCGACCGGGATCAGACCTCCGGGGGACTGTTCTCCGAATTGGACGCCAACGGTGACGGTGTCATAGACGAAACCGAGTTGGCCAGCGCTCTGGGAGACAGCTCCAGCGTTGACAACGAAGAAGAGTCTGGTGTGGAGGAACTGATTGCCGCTCTCGATGCGGACGGCGACGGAGCCATCAGCGAGGACGAACTGGACGCCGGTTTGAAGACGCTCATGGAAGAGCTTGAAAGCCAACGCTCCGGCATGGCCATGCAGGGTATGGCCCCGCCCCCACCGCCGGAGCAGGGCCAGACGGACGGCGAGCTGTTCTCCGAGACTGACGCCAATGGCGACGGCGTCATCGACGCGGACGAACTGGCTAGCGCCCTGGAATCCAGGCAGGCCGAAGGCGGCAACGGGCCGAGCGCCGATGAACTGTTCGCGGCACTTGATGCGGACGGCGACGGAAGCATCACCCTGCAGGAGCACAGCGACGGCTTGCAGGTTATGCGCGCGCAGCGGGAAGCCGGCGGGTTTTCCGCTAACCTTATGGCTTCGGCGCTCCAGCAGTACCAGACCATGAGCCAAGGCATCCTGGGAATGCAGGCCATGACGCAAGTCAGCTTCTTCGCCTAG
- a CDS encoding D-glycero-alpha-D-manno-heptose-1,7-bisphosphate 7-phosphatase has protein sequence MTKRYVVLDRDGTIIVDKHYLADPEGVELLPGAVEGLARLAGAGLGLVVATNQSGIGRGYFGEEDMHLVNARLSEVLAEHGVHIERYYFCPHGPEADCACRKPCTGLLDQAARELGLDPRQAFVIGDKVSDVELGRRAGAVSILVRTGKGATCEAKAGADYTVDDLAAAAEVILKLL, from the coding sequence ATGACTAAGCGCTATGTCGTCCTGGATCGGGACGGCACCATCATCGTGGACAAACACTACCTCGCGGACCCCGAGGGCGTGGAGCTTCTGCCCGGCGCGGTCGAGGGCTTGGCGCGGCTGGCTGGCGCGGGGCTGGGCCTTGTCGTTGCCACCAACCAATCGGGCATCGGACGCGGCTACTTCGGCGAGGAGGACATGCATCTCGTCAACGCGCGGCTGTCCGAGGTACTGGCCGAGCATGGTGTGCACATCGAGCGCTACTATTTCTGCCCGCACGGCCCGGAGGCGGACTGCGCCTGCCGCAAGCCCTGCACGGGCCTGCTTGACCAGGCTGCCCGGGAACTGGGCCTGGACCCCAGGCAGGCTTTCGTTATTGGGGACAAGGTCAGCGATGTCGAGTTGGGCCGCAGGGCGGGGGCAGTGAGCATCCTTGTGCGCACGGGCAAGGGCGCGACCTGTGAGGCCAAGGCCGGGGCGGACTACACCGTGGACGATCTGGCTGCCGCAGCCGAGGTCATCCTGAAACTGCTCTGA
- a CDS encoding CatB-related O-acetyltransferase has translation MPSAQGPNPETPYPMHGVKRLCFLKNFITRPNILVGDYTYYDDPDGSENFERNVLYHFDFLGDRLIIGKFCAIAAGAKFIMNGGNHFMAGFTTYPFTLFGDGWDTALPKLPDFPFRGDTVVGNDVWLGYDCLLMPGVKIGHGAVVASRSVVTKDVPPYAIVAGNPARVVRTRFDEQTIELLLQIAWWDWPPDKITRHIADLYGNDPERLRALL, from the coding sequence ATGCCAAGCGCACAGGGCCCAAACCCGGAAACGCCTTATCCCATGCACGGCGTCAAGCGGCTCTGCTTCCTCAAAAATTTCATCACCCGCCCCAACATCCTCGTGGGCGACTATACATACTACGATGACCCCGACGGGTCGGAGAACTTCGAGCGGAACGTTCTGTACCACTTCGACTTCCTCGGCGACCGGCTCATCATCGGCAAGTTCTGCGCCATCGCCGCGGGGGCGAAGTTCATCATGAACGGCGGCAACCATTTCATGGCCGGCTTCACCACTTATCCCTTCACCCTCTTCGGCGACGGCTGGGACACGGCGCTGCCGAAGCTGCCGGATTTTCCCTTCAGGGGCGACACTGTTGTGGGCAACGACGTCTGGCTCGGCTATGACTGTCTGCTCATGCCCGGCGTGAAGATCGGCCACGGAGCCGTGGTGGCTTCGCGCTCGGTTGTGACCAAGGACGTTCCGCCGTACGCCATCGTGGCCGGCAATCCGGCGCGCGTGGTGCGCACGCGCTTCGACGAGCAGACTATCGAGCTGTTGCTGCAAATCGCCTGGTGGGATTGGCCGCCGGACAAGATCACGCGGCACATTGCGGACCTGTACGGCAACGATCCGGAGCGGCTGCGGGCGCTCTTGTGA
- the icd gene encoding NADP-dependent isocitrate dehydrogenase: METRTVYFIEGDGIGPEVWAAGRPVLDAAVAKAFGGQKKLEWKEILAGKKAFDQTGNYLPDATMETLKSADLAFKGPLETPVGGGFRSLNVTLRQVLDLYACIRPIRYFQGIESPVKRPDLVDMVVFRENTEDVYAGIEWASGTPEAKKLIAFLRDELGKNVDETAGIGIKPMTPAGSKRLVRKAIRFALDQNKPSVTMAHKGNIMKYTEGAFRAWGYEMAKTEFAAEVMTEEEAKAGAKKRLILNDRIADAMFQNVLMYPEQYSVIATPNLNGDYLSDALAAQVGGLGLAPGVNMSERLAFFEPTHGTAPSIAGKDMANPGSLVLSGAMLLEHIGWHDAAKLIHKAVEKVLSGKQVTVDLAGQIPGSTQVGCKKFGELLQAAL, from the coding sequence ATGGAAACCAGAACAGTATATTTCATCGAAGGCGACGGCATCGGCCCCGAGGTGTGGGCAGCGGGCCGGCCGGTCCTGGATGCGGCCGTGGCCAAGGCATTCGGCGGCCAGAAGAAGCTTGAATGGAAGGAAATCCTGGCCGGCAAGAAGGCCTTTGACCAGACCGGCAACTATCTGCCCGATGCAACCATGGAGACGCTCAAGTCCGCCGACCTGGCCTTCAAGGGACCGCTGGAAACGCCCGTGGGCGGCGGCTTCCGCAGCCTGAACGTGACCCTGCGCCAGGTGCTGGACCTGTACGCCTGCATTCGGCCTATCCGTTACTTCCAGGGCATCGAGTCGCCGGTCAAGCGGCCCGACCTTGTGGACATGGTCGTGTTCCGCGAGAACACCGAGGATGTGTACGCGGGCATCGAGTGGGCCTCTGGCACGCCCGAGGCCAAGAAACTCATCGCCTTCCTGCGCGACGAGCTGGGCAAAAACGTGGACGAGACCGCCGGCATAGGCATCAAGCCCATGACCCCGGCCGGCTCCAAGCGCTTGGTGCGCAAGGCCATCCGCTTCGCCCTGGACCAGAACAAGCCCAGCGTGACCATGGCCCACAAGGGCAACATCATGAAGTACACCGAGGGCGCTTTCCGCGCCTGGGGCTACGAGATGGCCAAGACTGAGTTCGCCGCCGAGGTCATGACCGAGGAGGAGGCTAAGGCAGGAGCCAAGAAGCGCCTGATCCTCAATGACCGCATCGCCGACGCCATGTTCCAGAACGTGCTCATGTACCCGGAGCAGTACAGCGTCATCGCCACCCCGAACCTGAACGGTGACTATCTGTCCGACGCGCTTGCCGCGCAGGTCGGCGGGCTGGGCCTCGCTCCGGGCGTGAACATGTCCGAGAGGCTGGCTTTCTTCGAGCCCACCCACGGCACGGCCCCGTCCATCGCCGGCAAGGACATGGCCAATCCTGGCAGCCTGGTGCTCTCGGGTGCCATGCTCCTGGAGCACATCGGCTGGCATGACGCGGCCAAGCTCATCCACAAGGCCGTGGAAAAGGTCCTTTCCGGCAAGCAGGTCACCGTGGACTTGGCCGGCCAGATCCCAGGCTCCACGCAGGTGGGCTGCAAGAAGTTCGGCGAACTGCTGCAGGCCGCGCTGTAG
- a CDS encoding delta(1)-pyrroline-2-carboxylate reductase family protein, translated as MRAYDRQETFDMLPFRALARSIDAMLQAKKTGKAVAPARMTVQMEDKGTLLIMPASQGSLAVVKLVTVHPDNYAVRRMPTIQGEVVVIDTDDGSRLGVLDGMALTARRTAALTMLAARKVAPDPYGPILVVGAGAQAREHLRAFREALVSEKAYIYSRHGSSARELAREAKSWGLDAEVVSSPAEAMDKCTVIITATTSRTPVIGPEVRDDAFIAAIGSFTPDATELPPELVRKSRLFVDTMEGAMEEAGDFIQAGVDWSTVMALEDVEDKDKPEKGPVIFKSVGHALWDLAAAKLAFGR; from the coding sequence ATGCGCGCCTACGACCGCCAGGAAACCTTCGACATGCTCCCCTTCCGGGCCCTGGCCCGGTCGATCGACGCCATGCTCCAGGCCAAGAAGACTGGCAAGGCCGTGGCTCCCGCGCGAATGACCGTGCAGATGGAGGACAAGGGCACGCTGCTGATCATGCCGGCCTCCCAGGGCTCCCTGGCCGTGGTCAAACTGGTCACCGTGCACCCGGACAACTACGCGGTGCGACGCATGCCGACCATCCAGGGAGAGGTGGTGGTCATCGATACCGACGACGGCTCCCGTCTCGGCGTCCTGGATGGCATGGCCCTGACCGCCAGGCGCACCGCCGCCCTGACCATGCTCGCCGCGCGCAAGGTTGCCCCGGACCCCTACGGCCCGATCCTCGTAGTCGGCGCAGGCGCACAGGCCCGCGAGCACCTGCGTGCCTTCCGCGAGGCCCTGGTTTCGGAAAAAGCCTATATCTATTCCAGGCACGGCTCGAGCGCTCGGGAACTGGCTCGAGAGGCCAAGTCCTGGGGGTTGGATGCCGAGGTCGTGTCCTCGCCTGCCGAGGCCATGGACAAGTGCACGGTCATCATAACCGCCACCACGAGCCGCACGCCGGTCATCGGTCCCGAGGTGCGCGACGACGCCTTCATCGCGGCCATCGGCTCCTTCACGCCCGATGCCACCGAGTTGCCGCCGGAGCTCGTGCGCAAGTCCAGGCTGTTCGTGGACACCATGGAAGGCGCGATGGAAGAGGCCGGCGATTTCATCCAGGCCGGCGTGGACTGGTCGACGGTCATGGCCCTGGAGGACGTGGAAGACAAGGACAAGCCCGAGAAGGGTCCGGTGATCTTCAAGTCCGTGGGTCACGCACTATGGGATCTGGCAGCGGCCAAACTAGCTTTCGGACGTTAG